The Candidatus Manganitrophus noduliformans genome includes a window with the following:
- a CDS encoding efflux RND transporter periplasmic adaptor subunit encodes MKNIKKTGIGIKGVFLIVFIAGIALRALQITYYQAMSVTETVEETADMSGMEGMRMRVDETGQATAMLTSEKKERIGVKVAEVQEKEIEKVIRAAGRVAYDERKLARINLRVDGWIQDLFVNFTGQEVRKGEPLLTLYSPNLLSTQQEYLLALRGQEKLGASPIAEVRETGSTLLASARRRLLLFGITEEQIQALEERGKPQTAITITSPINGVVTRREGTQGMRITPEETLYEIADLSTVWVIAEVYESDLSYVKEGQEAAVTVDAYPAETFHGKVAYVDPFLNPQTRTVRVRLALPNPGRRLKPEMFAEVELKSRLGRGLLVPESALLDSGLRQIVFIDRGMQMYVPKEVKARRIDGAYLIQEGLNPGERIVTSANFLIDSESKLMASANMMGALGMAGIKMEQARMGEMEMNMEGMEGEKAPAGPQTRKAGGLTLTLSTEPASPKEGESLLRLKIVDASGKPVENAKVTFVYTMPMPGMKVARRTASFKEGHYESKVNFGMAGIWEVTALISQPGKPEVQEKFILEVGSDMEGM; translated from the coding sequence ATGAAAAATATTAAAAAAACAGGGATCGGCATCAAGGGCGTTTTCCTGATCGTCTTCATTGCGGGGATTGCGCTCCGGGCCTTACAGATCACTTACTATCAGGCGATGAGCGTCACGGAGACGGTCGAAGAAACCGCCGACATGTCCGGAATGGAAGGGATGAGAATGAGGGTGGATGAAACGGGTCAGGCGACGGCGATGCTGACATCGGAGAAAAAAGAGCGGATCGGGGTGAAAGTGGCCGAGGTTCAGGAAAAAGAGATCGAGAAGGTGATCCGGGCCGCCGGACGGGTGGCGTATGACGAACGAAAGCTCGCCCGAATCAACTTGAGGGTCGACGGTTGGATTCAGGATCTCTTCGTCAATTTTACCGGCCAGGAAGTGAGGAAAGGAGAGCCGCTTCTGACCCTCTACTCACCCAATCTTCTCTCCACCCAGCAGGAGTACCTGCTGGCCCTGCGTGGACAGGAAAAGTTGGGGGCCAGTCCGATCGCCGAGGTGCGGGAGACCGGAAGCACGCTTCTCGCCTCGGCGCGAAGAAGACTGCTTCTCTTCGGCATTACCGAAGAGCAGATTCAAGCGCTGGAGGAGCGGGGGAAGCCGCAGACGGCGATCACAATCACCTCCCCGATCAACGGCGTCGTCACCCGTCGAGAAGGGACCCAAGGGATGCGGATCACGCCGGAGGAGACCCTCTATGAAATCGCCGACCTCTCGACCGTCTGGGTAATCGCAGAAGTCTACGAATCGGATCTTTCGTATGTCAAAGAGGGACAGGAGGCCGCCGTCACCGTGGACGCCTATCCCGCCGAGACCTTTCACGGAAAGGTCGCCTATGTCGATCCCTTCCTCAATCCTCAGACCCGGACCGTCCGGGTGCGGCTGGCGCTTCCCAATCCGGGTCGTCGGCTCAAACCGGAGATGTTCGCTGAGGTCGAACTGAAATCCCGCCTCGGGAGGGGACTCCTGGTTCCGGAGTCGGCTCTCCTCGACTCGGGCCTGCGACAGATCGTCTTCATCGATCGGGGGATGCAGATGTATGTGCCGAAGGAGGTCAAGGCGCGCCGGATCGATGGGGCCTACCTCATCCAGGAGGGATTGAACCCCGGCGAGCGGATCGTCACCTCGGCCAACTTTCTGATCGACTCGGAGAGCAAGCTGATGGCCTCGGCCAATATGATGGGGGCGCTCGGGATGGCCGGCATCAAAATGGAGCAGGCCCGGATGGGCGAGATGGAGATGAACATGGAAGGGATGGAAGGAGAAAAAGCGCCCGCAGGACCTCAGACCAGAAAGGCAGGCGGTCTCACCCTGACCTTATCGACCGAGCCCGCCTCTCCAAAGGAGGGGGAGAGCCTCCTCCGTTTGAAGATTGTCGACGCTTCGGGAAAGCCGGTGGAGAATGCGAAGGTCACCTTTGTCTACACGATGCCGATGCCGGGAATGAAGGTGGCGAGAAGGACAGCCTCGTTTAAGGAGGGTCACTATGAATCGAAGGTCAACTTTGGGATGGCCGGGATCTGGGAGGTCACCGCGTTGATCAGCCAGCCGGGAAAACCGGAGGTTCAGGAAAAGTTCATCCTGGAGGTCGGCAGCGACATGGAAGGAATGTAA
- a CDS encoding efflux RND transporter permease subunit encodes MLAKIIEYSAKNKFLVLLMIFFLSAWGIWAMRKVPLDAIPDLSDVQVIIYTEWPGRSPDLVEDQITYPVVTSMIAAPKVKDVRGQSMLGFSFVYVIFEDDTDLYWARSRVLEYLQGVADKLPEGVTPRLGPDATGVGWVYQYALIDETGRHDLADLRSFQDWTLRYWLQSVPGVAEIASIGGFVKQYQVNIDPNKLSAYNLSLREVTEKIRMSNDDVGGRVIEQAGREYMVRGRGYIQSLDDLRSVVLGTNPQGTPIRVSDVARVSFGPDIRRGVVELNGKGEAVGGIVVMRYGANALEVIEGVKAKLREIEPSLPEGMKIIPTYDRSELIRASIDTLKEELIKLAAVVSVVTAVFLFHLPSAFVAIITLPVAILISFILMYYLGITSNIMSLGGIAIAIGAMVDSSIVMVENAHKRLERWEAEGSVGSRNEVIVSAAKEVGPALFFALLIISVAFLPIFVLQGQEGRLFSPLAYTKIFAMLFAAFLAITLTPALMVLFVRGKIRPEAQNPISRFLIAVYDPALRSALRWPKTMLALTVLLLLSTIPIFLKLGSEFMPPLNEGSILYMPTTLPGISITEATRILSLQDRMLKEIPEVERVFGKIGQAQTPTDPAPLSMTETTVTLKPKEQWRPGMTWEKLIDEMDKKLQFPGMPNIWWMPIQTRTEMLATGVRSSVGVKILGSDLNEIEEIGLQIEGIMGTVPGTRSAFFERVTGGYYLDFKIDRRQAARYGLTVEEIEEVIESAVGGKNISQVIAGRARYPINVRYSREYRDDLEKLKRVFVAAPSGAQIPLAQVAEIGYTEGPPMIKNENGMLSGTVFVDVAGRDLGGFVQEAKKVVSEKVKMPPGYALVWAGQYEYLERAKAQLMYVVPLTLLIVFLLLYFHFKSVQKSLIIFLAIPFSLIGATWIVYLLGYNMSVAVWVGIIALAGVDAETGVVMVLYLDEAFDRRRKEGKMTTLSDLYAAVMDGAVQRVRPKLMTISTTIAGLVPILWSTGTGADVMKRIAAPMVGGMVSAAILELLVLPVIYLLWRKPGLGRERRERPEESSVILSGTVKE; translated from the coding sequence ATGCTTGCAAAAATCATCGAATACAGCGCAAAGAATAAATTCCTCGTCTTATTAATGATCTTCTTTCTCTCGGCCTGGGGGATCTGGGCAATGCGAAAGGTTCCGCTCGATGCGATTCCCGATCTCTCCGATGTTCAGGTGATCATCTATACTGAATGGCCCGGACGAAGCCCCGATCTGGTCGAAGACCAGATCACCTATCCGGTGGTCACCTCCATGATCGCCGCCCCAAAGGTCAAAGATGTCCGGGGACAGTCGATGCTCGGTTTTTCGTTCGTCTACGTTATTTTCGAGGACGACACCGATCTGTACTGGGCGCGAAGCCGAGTGCTGGAGTATCTGCAGGGGGTCGCCGACAAGCTCCCGGAGGGGGTCACGCCGAGGCTCGGTCCCGATGCCACCGGCGTCGGCTGGGTCTATCAATATGCCCTGATCGACGAGACCGGCCGGCACGATCTCGCCGACCTCCGATCCTTTCAGGACTGGACCCTTCGCTATTGGCTTCAGTCGGTGCCGGGCGTGGCCGAAATCGCGTCGATCGGCGGTTTCGTGAAGCAATACCAGGTGAACATCGACCCAAACAAGCTGTCGGCCTACAATCTCTCCCTTCGCGAGGTGACCGAAAAGATCCGGATGAGCAACGACGATGTGGGAGGACGGGTCATCGAGCAGGCGGGCCGGGAGTATATGGTCCGCGGCCGAGGATACATTCAGTCTCTGGACGACCTCCGAAGCGTTGTGTTGGGGACCAACCCGCAAGGAACCCCCATTCGTGTGTCCGATGTGGCGCGGGTGAGCTTCGGCCCCGACATCCGCAGAGGGGTGGTCGAATTGAATGGAAAAGGAGAGGCGGTCGGCGGAATCGTCGTGATGCGCTACGGCGCCAATGCCCTGGAGGTGATCGAAGGGGTCAAGGCGAAGCTCCGCGAGATCGAACCGTCCCTGCCGGAGGGGATGAAAATTATCCCGACGTATGACCGCTCGGAGCTGATCCGTGCTTCGATCGATACATTGAAAGAGGAATTGATCAAGCTGGCCGCTGTCGTCAGCGTGGTGACGGCGGTCTTCCTGTTTCACCTTCCTAGCGCCTTTGTCGCAATCATCACCCTGCCGGTGGCGATCCTGATCTCTTTTATTTTGATGTATTACCTCGGGATCACCTCCAACATCATGTCGCTCGGAGGGATCGCCATCGCCATTGGGGCAATGGTCGACTCCTCGATCGTAATGGTCGAGAATGCCCATAAGAGGCTGGAGCGGTGGGAAGCCGAGGGAAGCGTCGGAAGCCGGAACGAGGTGATCGTCTCCGCGGCCAAAGAGGTCGGGCCGGCGCTTTTCTTCGCCCTCCTGATCATCTCCGTCGCTTTTCTTCCGATCTTTGTCCTGCAGGGGCAGGAAGGGAGGCTCTTCAGCCCGCTCGCCTATACCAAGATCTTCGCCATGCTCTTTGCCGCGTTCCTGGCGATCACCCTCACCCCGGCATTGATGGTTCTGTTCGTTCGGGGAAAGATCCGGCCGGAGGCGCAAAATCCGATCAGCCGCTTTTTAATTGCGGTTTACGATCCGGCTCTCCGGTCGGCCCTCCGATGGCCGAAGACGATGCTGGCGCTGACGGTATTGCTTCTTCTCTCCACGATTCCGATCTTTCTAAAATTAGGGTCTGAATTTATGCCCCCTTTGAATGAAGGATCGATTCTCTATATGCCGACGACCCTCCCCGGGATTTCGATCACCGAGGCGACGCGGATCTTGAGCCTTCAGGATCGGATGCTCAAAGAGATCCCGGAAGTGGAGCGCGTCTTCGGCAAGATCGGCCAGGCGCAGACCCCGACCGACCCCGCGCCGCTGTCGATGACGGAGACCACCGTCACCTTAAAGCCGAAAGAGCAGTGGCGGCCCGGCATGACCTGGGAGAAGCTGATTGACGAGATGGACAAAAAACTTCAGTTCCCCGGGATGCCGAACATCTGGTGGATGCCGATCCAGACGAGGACCGAGATGTTGGCGACCGGGGTCCGGAGCAGCGTCGGCGTCAAGATCCTCGGATCCGATTTAAACGAGATCGAAGAGATCGGTCTGCAGATCGAGGGGATCATGGGAACGGTCCCCGGAACCCGCTCCGCCTTCTTCGAACGGGTCACCGGCGGATATTACCTCGATTTTAAAATCGATCGCCGGCAGGCGGCCCGATATGGGCTGACTGTGGAAGAGATCGAAGAGGTGATCGAATCGGCCGTCGGCGGAAAAAACATCTCGCAGGTGATCGCAGGCCGCGCGCGTTATCCGATCAATGTCCGCTATTCCAGAGAATACCGGGATGATCTGGAGAAGCTCAAGCGGGTCTTCGTCGCCGCGCCATCTGGCGCGCAGATCCCGCTGGCGCAGGTGGCCGAGATCGGGTATACGGAAGGGCCGCCGATGATCAAGAATGAAAACGGGATGCTCTCCGGCACTGTCTTTGTCGATGTGGCGGGGAGGGACCTCGGCGGTTTTGTTCAAGAGGCCAAAAAGGTCGTCTCGGAAAAGGTAAAGATGCCGCCGGGATATGCCCTGGTCTGGGCCGGACAGTACGAGTACCTGGAGCGGGCCAAGGCGCAGTTGATGTATGTCGTGCCGCTGACCCTCCTCATTGTTTTTTTGCTCCTCTATTTTCACTTCAAGTCGGTCCAAAAGAGCCTGATCATCTTCCTGGCGATCCCCTTCTCATTGATCGGCGCCACCTGGATCGTCTATCTGCTCGGATACAACATGAGCGTCGCGGTCTGGGTCGGGATCATCGCGCTCGCGGGGGTCGATGCCGAGACCGGCGTGGTGATGGTCCTCTATCTGGATGAGGCTTTTGACCGAAGAAGAAAGGAGGGGAAGATGACAACCCTCTCGGATCTTTATGCAGCTGTCATGGACGGGGCGGTTCAGCGGGTCCGCCCGAAGCTGATGACGATCTCCACCACGATCGCAGGTTTGGTTCCGATCCTCTGGAGCACCGGCACCGGTGCCGATGTGATGAAGCGGATCGCCGCCCCGATGGTCGGGGGGATGGTCAGCGCCGCGATCCTGGAGCTTCTGGTGTTGCCGGTGATTTATCTCCTCTGGAGAAAACCGGGGCTCGGAAGAGAGCGCAGAGAGCGACCCGAGGAGAGTTCGGTCATATTATCGGGAACCGTCAAAGAGTGA
- a CDS encoding efflux RND transporter permease subunit, which translates to MLEGILKFSIRRRWGILMATLAVAALGVYHYQQLPIDAVPDITNVQVQINTEAPGFSPLEAEQRITFPVETVMAGLPHLKETRSLSRYGLSQVTVIFEDGTDIYFARQLVNERIQEAKGKLPPGIEPTMGPIATGLGEIYMWTVEAEEGAKRPDGGAYTPTDLRTIQDWVVKPQLRNVKGVTEVNTIGGYEKQFHVTPHPEKLIAYGLTFQDILEALARNNNNIGAGYIEHRGEQYLIRAPGQVADPEEIGQIAVGNHHGVSVYIKDVAEVLLGKELRTGAATENGNEVVLGTVFMLMGENSRVVSRKVADQLVEINRTLPEGVVAKTVYDRTTLVDATIETVQKNLMEGALLVIATLFLFLGNIKAALITALVIPLSMLFTITGMVQNKISANLMSLGALDFGLIVDGAVIIVENCIRRLAEEQHRAGRLLTRAERFKTVFDASKEVRRATMFGELIIMIVYLPILTLSGVEGKMFIPMAFTVIAALLGAMILSVTFVPAAVALLLSGPISEKEIFLVRWAKKMYTPLLNHALANRVPVVVAAAVLVILSGLLATRMGSEFIPSLDEGDIALHALRIPGTSLTQAIEMQHLLETRIKAFPEVETVFAKLGTAEIATDPMPPSVADNFVMLKPRSEWPDPKRPKADLVHAIEAAVKKIPGNNYEFTQPIQMRFNELIAGVRSDVAVKVFGDDMDVLFETGEKISEVMEKIPGASDVKVEQVTGLPMLTIQINRKEIARYGLNVSDVQEAIEIAVGGKSAGRIFEGDRRFELIVRLPEEIRGNLQAIKRIPIPLPPAEPNTRAVRAESRPHFLPLAAVAEFNIAPGPNQISRENGKRRVVVTANVRGRDIGSFVEETERTLKERVKIPAGYWTAWGGQFEQMISAANRLKRVVPVALLLVFLLLLVTFGNLKDSLLVFTGVPLALTGGIGALWLRGIPLSISAGVGFIALSGVAVLNGLVMITFINKLRSEGQALDEAIFHGAITRLRPVLMTALVASLGFVPMALAIGRGAEVQRPLATVVIGGILSSTALTLLVLPVLYRIFHAKETAEEAAEETKPADKAEMPERA; encoded by the coding sequence ATGCTTGAAGGAATCTTAAAATTTTCCATCCGCCGGCGGTGGGGCATTCTGATGGCGACCTTGGCCGTCGCCGCCCTCGGCGTCTATCATTATCAGCAGCTCCCGATCGACGCCGTCCCCGACATCACCAACGTCCAGGTCCAGATCAACACCGAGGCCCCCGGCTTCTCCCCGCTGGAAGCCGAGCAGCGGATCACCTTCCCGGTCGAAACGGTCATGGCGGGGCTCCCCCATCTGAAAGAGACCCGCTCCCTCTCCCGGTATGGACTCTCCCAGGTGACCGTTATTTTCGAAGACGGCACCGACATTTATTTCGCCCGGCAACTGGTGAACGAGCGGATTCAAGAAGCGAAGGGAAAGTTGCCTCCGGGAATCGAACCGACGATGGGGCCGATCGCCACCGGCCTCGGCGAGATTTACATGTGGACCGTCGAAGCGGAGGAAGGGGCAAAAAGACCCGACGGCGGCGCCTATACGCCGACCGACTTGAGAACGATCCAGGACTGGGTCGTCAAACCGCAGCTTCGGAACGTGAAGGGGGTGACCGAGGTCAACACCATCGGCGGCTATGAGAAGCAGTTTCATGTCACCCCCCATCCGGAAAAATTGATCGCCTATGGACTCACCTTCCAGGACATTCTGGAGGCGCTCGCCCGGAACAACAACAATATCGGCGCAGGCTATATCGAGCACCGGGGAGAGCAATACCTGATTCGGGCCCCCGGGCAGGTGGCCGACCCGGAAGAGATCGGGCAGATCGCGGTGGGAAATCATCACGGCGTTTCGGTTTACATCAAAGATGTGGCGGAAGTTCTCCTGGGGAAAGAGCTGCGGACCGGCGCGGCCACGGAAAACGGCAATGAAGTTGTTCTCGGCACCGTCTTCATGTTGATGGGAGAGAACAGCCGCGTGGTTTCCCGAAAAGTCGCCGATCAACTGGTCGAGATCAACCGGACCCTTCCGGAGGGGGTCGTCGCGAAGACGGTTTATGATCGAACCACGCTCGTCGATGCAACGATTGAAACGGTTCAGAAGAACCTGATGGAAGGGGCCCTTCTGGTCATTGCGACCCTGTTTCTTTTTCTCGGAAACATCAAAGCCGCCCTGATTACCGCGCTGGTCATTCCCCTGTCGATGCTCTTCACCATCACCGGGATGGTCCAAAACAAAATCAGCGCAAACTTGATGAGCCTCGGCGCGCTCGATTTCGGGCTGATCGTCGACGGCGCCGTGATCATCGTCGAGAACTGCATCCGCAGACTGGCCGAAGAACAACATCGCGCAGGAAGGCTTCTCACCCGCGCCGAACGCTTCAAAACGGTTTTCGACGCCTCGAAAGAGGTCCGGCGGGCGACGATGTTCGGGGAGCTGATCATCATGATCGTCTACCTCCCGATCCTGACACTGAGCGGCGTCGAAGGAAAGATGTTCATCCCGATGGCGTTCACCGTCATCGCCGCGCTGCTCGGCGCGATGATCCTCTCTGTGACGTTTGTTCCCGCGGCGGTGGCGCTCCTTCTTTCCGGACCGATCTCCGAGAAAGAGATTTTTCTCGTCCGATGGGCCAAGAAAATGTATACCCCCTTGCTGAATCACGCCCTCGCAAACAGGGTTCCGGTGGTCGTCGCGGCCGCGGTTCTCGTGATCTTGAGCGGGCTGCTCGCCACCCGGATGGGAAGCGAATTCATTCCAAGCCTCGACGAGGGGGACATCGCCCTGCACGCCCTCCGTATTCCGGGGACCAGTCTGACCCAGGCGATTGAAATGCAGCACCTGCTGGAAACCAGGATCAAAGCATTTCCGGAGGTGGAGACGGTCTTTGCCAAGCTTGGAACGGCGGAGATCGCCACCGACCCGATGCCCCCCAGCGTCGCCGACAATTTCGTGATGCTCAAGCCGAGATCGGAGTGGCCCGACCCCAAGCGCCCCAAAGCCGACCTGGTTCATGCGATTGAAGCAGCGGTCAAGAAAATCCCCGGAAACAACTATGAGTTCACACAGCCGATCCAGATGCGCTTCAACGAGTTGATCGCCGGGGTGAGAAGCGACGTGGCGGTGAAGGTCTTCGGCGACGACATGGACGTTCTTTTTGAGACCGGCGAAAAGATCTCGGAGGTGATGGAGAAGATTCCCGGCGCGTCGGATGTGAAGGTGGAGCAGGTGACCGGCCTTCCGATGCTGACGATTCAGATCAACCGGAAAGAGATCGCGCGATACGGCCTCAACGTCTCCGATGTTCAGGAAGCGATCGAAATCGCCGTCGGGGGGAAAAGCGCGGGCCGGATTTTTGAGGGGGACCGGCGGTTCGAATTAATTGTGCGCCTCCCCGAGGAGATTCGAGGCAACCTTCAAGCGATCAAGCGCATCCCGATTCCCCTTCCCCCGGCCGAACCAAACACCCGGGCCGTTCGGGCCGAGTCGCGGCCCCATTTTCTCCCCCTCGCCGCCGTCGCCGAATTCAACATCGCCCCCGGACCCAATCAGATCAGCCGGGAGAACGGCAAGCGGCGGGTCGTTGTGACGGCGAATGTCCGGGGCCGCGACATCGGATCATTCGTGGAAGAGACGGAGCGGACCCTCAAAGAGCGGGTCAAGATTCCGGCGGGCTACTGGACCGCCTGGGGCGGACAGTTCGAGCAGATGATCTCCGCCGCCAACCGGCTGAAGAGGGTCGTTCCGGTCGCGCTCCTTCTGGTTTTTCTCCTTCTGCTCGTCACCTTCGGAAATCTGAAAGACTCCCTCCTGGTCTTCACCGGCGTCCCGCTGGCGCTCACCGGCGGAATCGGGGCCCTCTGGTTAAGAGGGATCCCGCTGTCGATCTCGGCGGGGGTCGGATTTATCGCCCTTTCCGGCGTCGCGGTCCTCAACGGGCTGGTGATGATTACGTTCATCAATAAGCTCCGCTCCGAGGGGCAAGCGTTAGATGAAGCGATCTTCCACGGCGCGATCACGCGCCTTCGGCCGGTCTTGATGACCGCTTTGGTCGCGTCATTGGGATTCGTTCCGATGGCGCTGGCGATCGGGCGGGGAGCGGAGGTCCAACGTCCGCTGGCAACCGTTGTCATCGGGGGAATTCTCTCCTCCACCGCGCTGACGCTGCTGGTCCTTCCGGTGCTTTATCGGATCTTTCATGCAAAGGAAACGGCGGAAGAGGCCGCAGAGGAGACGAAACCGGCCGATAAAGCTGAAATGCCGGAGCGGGCGTGA
- a CDS encoding ZIP family metal transporter, translating into MMNDYLITLALAALPALGNFLGGLLAEFFRTSQRTLSIALHGAAGVVLAVVAVELMPQALKAAAPWIIILAFLAGGGLFMVVDALLDVVGSRYGGEKGQAGPWMIFFGVSVDLFSDGIMIGAGSTLSFGLGLLLALGQVPADIPEGFATIAAFKARGVPRRTRLLAAAAFALPIFLGTTIGYFGVRGRPEVVKLALLAFTAGMLTTVTVEEIVPQAHQGKETKQATFAFIIGFALFTFLSVYLD; encoded by the coding sequence ATGATGAATGACTATCTGATTACGCTCGCCTTGGCCGCCCTCCCCGCGCTCGGCAATTTCTTGGGGGGGCTGCTCGCCGAGTTCTTCCGGACCTCTCAGCGGACGCTCAGCATCGCCTTGCATGGGGCGGCCGGCGTCGTCCTCGCCGTCGTGGCGGTGGAGCTGATGCCTCAGGCGTTAAAGGCGGCGGCGCCCTGGATCATCATTCTGGCTTTTCTCGCCGGGGGAGGTCTCTTCATGGTCGTCGATGCACTGCTCGATGTCGTCGGCAGCCGCTACGGCGGTGAAAAAGGCCAAGCGGGTCCCTGGATGATCTTCTTCGGCGTCTCGGTCGATCTCTTCAGCGACGGGATCATGATCGGCGCAGGCTCCACCCTGAGCTTCGGTTTGGGACTGCTCCTGGCACTGGGCCAGGTGCCGGCCGACATCCCCGAGGGATTCGCGACCATCGCCGCATTCAAAGCACGGGGCGTTCCGAGGCGGACCCGCCTTTTGGCCGCCGCCGCCTTTGCCCTGCCGATTTTCCTCGGCACCACGATCGGCTACTTTGGGGTGCGCGGCCGGCCGGAAGTGGTGAAGCTGGCGCTGCTGGCGTTTACGGCGGGGATGTTGACCACGGTGACGGTCGAGGAGATCGTCCCCCAGGCGCATCAGGGAAAGGAGACGAAGCAGGCGACCTTCGCCTTTATCATCGGTTTTGCGCTCTTTACCTTCCTCTCCGTCTATCTCGATTAA
- a CDS encoding TolC family protein: MKRLLFVFVFIFGAVGMSMGFSAAEESADALLLEEVLREVVAQNPEILAAKGRSLAARERIPQAWALDDPQFGITRWEFPANFNILKANETWYTLSQQFPFFGKRGLRGKMADLERAAADEEFRAVSLRTVRLAKQAYDDLFLARKLLEIHHDQVDLARKFSQIAQEKFAVGEAGQQDLLRARMELLNLSNAVITLEQERESAAARLNILMNRPVSGLLGVPQAPTLPSSIPEMEALQGDAEETRSENRIGALAVQRGEEAIKLAKRDRFPDLTAEVGFMDMHDREHNAWMATVRINIPWVNRKKYDARIRENEAEQSRAEAAYRSAVNESRFKIKDLWTRFEASKRLADLYQDGILPLAEQSLESALIGYQTGKNDFLTLIDAQRNLKEAETTYFRALADADKRLAELEEMVGREF; encoded by the coding sequence ATGAAACGCCTTCTCTTCGTTTTTGTTTTCATCTTTGGCGCCGTCGGAATGTCGATGGGATTCTCTGCAGCCGAAGAGAGCGCCGATGCTTTGCTCTTGGAAGAAGTTCTAAGAGAGGTCGTCGCGCAAAACCCCGAAATCTTAGCCGCCAAAGGGCGGAGCCTTGCCGCACGGGAGCGGATTCCGCAGGCCTGGGCCCTGGATGATCCGCAATTCGGGATCACCCGATGGGAGTTCCCGGCCAACTTCAACATTCTGAAGGCGAACGAGACCTGGTATACCCTCTCCCAACAGTTCCCCTTTTTCGGGAAAAGGGGGCTACGCGGAAAGATGGCCGATCTGGAGCGCGCCGCAGCCGATGAGGAATTTCGCGCCGTCTCTCTGAGAACCGTCCGCCTGGCCAAACAGGCCTATGATGATCTCTTCCTCGCCCGCAAGCTTTTGGAAATCCACCACGACCAGGTAGATCTGGCCCGGAAATTCTCTCAAATCGCCCAGGAGAAATTCGCGGTCGGCGAGGCTGGCCAGCAGGATCTCCTCCGCGCCCGGATGGAGCTGCTCAACCTCTCCAATGCCGTGATCACGTTGGAGCAAGAGCGGGAGAGCGCCGCTGCGCGGCTGAACATCCTCATGAATCGTCCCGTTTCCGGTTTACTCGGCGTCCCGCAGGCGCCGACCCTTCCTTCCTCGATTCCGGAGATGGAAGCGCTGCAAGGCGACGCGGAAGAAACCCGCTCTGAAAATCGAATCGGAGCGCTGGCCGTCCAGCGAGGAGAGGAGGCGATCAAGCTGGCCAAGCGGGATCGGTTCCCCGATCTGACGGCGGAGGTGGGATTTATGGACATGCATGACCGAGAACACAATGCCTGGATGGCGACCGTCCGGATCAACATTCCGTGGGTCAACAGGAAAAAGTATGACGCCCGAATTCGCGAAAACGAGGCGGAGCAATCCCGCGCGGAGGCGGCCTATCGGTCCGCCGTCAACGAGAGCCGCTTCAAGATCAAAGACCTTTGGACCCGATTTGAAGCATCAAAGCGCCTCGCCGATCTCTATCAAGATGGGATTCTGCCGTTGGCGGAGCAGTCATTGGAGAGTGCGCTGATCGGCTATCAGACCGGAAAAAACGATTTTTTAACGCTCATTGATGCACAGAGGAATTTAAAAGAGGCGGAGACGACCTACTTCCGCGCTCTGGCCGATGCAGACAAGCGCTTGGCCGAACTCGAAGAGATGGTCGGAAGAGAATTTTAA
- a CDS encoding cation diffusion facilitator family transporter, which produces MDSTLQQRALRLSYFTVGYNLIEGIVSIAAGLLAGSVALVGFGLDSFVESLSGAVMIWRFSNHQTLSPEEQERREAKAVRLVGCSFLILGAYVTYESIEKLVRREAPDPSFPGLIIALLSIVMMPILFYLKYKTGKALGSRSAVADSKQTLACVFLSVALLIGLGLNYLYGLWWADPIAGLVIVLFVVREGYEALREEKLCC; this is translated from the coding sequence ATGGATTCAACACTTCAGCAGAGAGCGTTGCGGCTGTCCTATTTTACGGTGGGATATAACCTGATCGAAGGAATCGTCTCGATCGCAGCCGGGCTTCTTGCCGGAAGCGTCGCCCTGGTGGGGTTCGGCCTCGACAGCTTTGTAGAGTCTTTGTCCGGGGCGGTCATGATTTGGCGGTTCAGCAACCATCAGACGCTCAGCCCGGAAGAACAGGAGCGGCGCGAAGCAAAGGCTGTTCGGCTAGTCGGCTGTTCGTTCCTGATCCTCGGCGCGTATGTGACGTATGAGTCGATTGAGAAATTGGTCCGCCGTGAGGCGCCTGATCCGAGTTTTCCAGGCCTGATCATCGCCCTCTTGTCGATCGTCATGATGCCGATCCTCTTTTATCTCAAGTACAAAACCGGCAAGGCGCTCGGCAGCCGCAGCGCGGTCGCCGACTCCAAACAGACGCTCGCCTGCGTTTTCTTATCGGTCGCGTTGCTGATCGGGTTGGGGCTCAACTATCTCTATGGACTCTGGTGGGCCGATCCGATCGCCGGCTTGGTGATCGTCCTCTTTGTGGTTCGAGAGGGCTATGAGGCCTTGAGAGAAGAAAAATTATGCTGTTGA